A single Lactuca sativa cultivar Salinas chromosome 8, Lsat_Salinas_v11, whole genome shotgun sequence DNA region contains:
- the LOC111900963 gene encoding probable serine/threonine-protein kinase PBL21, translated as MSQMKESEHLKISFREIEIATNNFETCIGKGGYGRVYRGELLISGKLITVAVKRLYEQFGQGSKEFLTEIALLSGQKHPNLISLLGYCEEGKEKILVYEYVERGSLDQYLTHHNTTYNILTWPERLKICVGIARGLEHLHNHVGKHQAIIHRDIKSANILVDHNWVAKISDLGLSKLSLSGLDRSAIITHACGTPGYCEPEYITTGIVTKESDVYSFGMVLLELLCGRLCTIRDDKGLLLLDYFKMNNFHTIIDPSLRKQMSSYSMNKFLKIAYGCLREDRQQRFPMDLVLKELEESLNIELSLRNGEKSNLIPISRGLQNETPKSSFATLIKHRTNVGKIFDLFDINRDGGLSREELVAFLVVTNVNVEYGHEQISALVDEVLCLYDKYLDDKKGLTYHGLLQYYDDGHGDLDSDIAKLVSDSYSNNDDSSRRHKLITIFQKHNHDFAYDGLLKLVLDSKPSDDDEAALWFGSPKSSVMIKLLTNKPVLSWLVITLFILLITTILVKLSFLWFVFLILSNSIIAFMNKSKNMRALN; from the exons ATGTCTCAAATGAAAGAGTCGGAACACCTCAAAATTTCATTCAGAGAGATTGAAATAGCAACCAACAACTTCGAAACTTGTATCGGAAAAGGGGGGTACGGTCGGGTGTACAGAGGAGAGCTCTTAATATCTGGAAAGCTTATCACAGTCGCTGTAAAGCGGCTATATGAGCAGTTCGGACAAGGGTCAAAAGAGTTTTTGACAGAAATTGCGTTGCTCTCCGGTCAAAAACATCCAAACTTGATCTCTCTTCTTGGTTATTGCGAAGAAGGGAAGGAGAAAATCCTTGTTTATGAATATGTAGAGCGAGGAAGTTTGGATCAATATCTAACGCATCATAATACGACTTACAATATTCTTACCTGGCCGGAAAGACTCAAAATATGTGTAGGTATTGCTCGTGGATTGGAACACCTCCATAATCATGTGGGAAAGCATCAGGCCATAATCCATCGGGATATAAAAAGCGCAAACATTTTGGTAGATCACAACTGGGTTGCTAAAATTTCTGATCTTGGATTATCCAAGTTAAGTTTATCAGGTCTAGATAGAAGTGCTATTATCACCCACGCTTGTGGAACACCTGGTTACTGTGAACCAGAATACATCACTACTGGCATCGTCACCAAAGAATCAGATGTGTATTCTTTCGGCATGGTACTACTTGAACTTTTGTGCGGGAGGCTGTGCACCATTAGAGACGACAAAGGCTTGTTGTTATTAGACTACTTTAAAATGAATAATTTCCACACGATTATCGATCCTAGTTTAAGGAAACAAATGAGCTCATACTCAATGAACAAATTCTTAAAGATTGCATATGGATGCCTGCGTGAAGATCGACAACAACGCTTTCCCATGGATCTTGTTTTGAAAGAGCTTGAAGAATCACTAAACATCGAG TTATCTTTGAGAAACGGTGAGAAATCTAATTTGATACCAATATCACGGGGATTGCAAAACGAGACTCCAAAATCTTCCTTTGCTACGCTCATCAAACACCGAACCAA TGTGGGGAAAATTTTCGATCTATTTGATATAAATAGAGACGGTGGTCTTAGTAGAGAAGAGCTAGTTGCCTTCCTGGTGGTTACAAACGTTAACGTTGAATATGGTCACGAGCAAATTAGCGCCTTGGTCGATGAGGTTCTCTGTTTGTATGACAAATATCTTGATGACAAAAAGGGTCTTACTTACCATGGGCTGTTACAGTACTATGATGATGGCCATGGTGATTTGGACTCTGATATTGCGAAACTGGTGTCTGACTCATATTCCAACAATGATGATTCAAGTAGACGACACAAGTTGATAACGATTTTCCAGAAACATAATCACGATTTTGCTTATGATGGCCTATTAAAGTTGGTGCTTGATTCGAAACCTAGTGATGACGATGAAGCTGCTCTATGGTTTGGTTCACCAAAGAGCTCGGTTATGATTAAACTGTTGACAAATAAACCAGTACTTTCGTGGTTGGTGATCACCCTGTTTATATTGTTGATAACAACGATATTGGTGAAACTTAGCTTCTTGTGGTTTGTCTTTTTGATTTTGTCGAACTCTATTATTGCATTTATGAACAAAAGCAAGAACATGCGTGCATTGAATTAG